In the genome of Epinephelus fuscoguttatus linkage group LG4, E.fuscoguttatus.final_Chr_v1, the window GTAGCGATAtgtcaatcacaaggtagccacGTCCCAAAGCATACTGTACTTTATCATCTGTTTTActtcattttcaaaattaacATCATGCTGTGTTGAAGACGACTTGAAACTAGCAATTGAGAACATAAACTCATTAAGAAAATACATGAAGGAAGAAGTCGGGTCATTTTTTCATAGTCCTTTTTACAATCAGAATcctttttgcaaccagtggagtcgccccctgtTGGCCGTTAGAAAGAATGCACATTTATGGCACTTGAGCAtcagcttcacttttcagaccccgAGGCTGTTCACTTATTTTGGTCTACACTTTCATATGACTCTTGGgcctgtgcatgtgtgcttgCAGTCATACCTCTCGTAATGATGTTGTCTCTCTGATAAAAAACATGTTGATGATCCCAAGGTACTTTATGATGCGTGTCCCAGGGAGGAAGGAGAGCGGCGTCATCTTCACCACGGTGACCGAACTGCCCCCTAACGAGCGGTTGGAGCGCAGCGAGCGGGATCGTCCCTCAGGCACGGGACTTGATCGCTCCAAAGATGAGACTGCAGGTTGAGAGAGAGCAGGCAGAATTCCAAAAGAAGGAgatgtgaaaagaaaacaagaggaggggaggaggaaaaaaaagagcaaagggAATGGAGATACcagaaaacactcaaaataatggaaaaataaaagcagatatGAACTTTAAAGCAGAAAGAAATGTGGAATGTGAAATGTACGtgcaaaaaaatgcagtcctGTTAGCGTTTTTCACAGCAGGGGTGACgtgtgtatttgtctgtgaGTATGtcagttgtctgtgtgtgttagagacATGTGGGACTTGACATGCAGTGGTGTGGATGTGTGGTGCCAAGACAATCACTTGGAAAGCGTGTGCTGCCATGCAGTTGAAGCAAACAGACAAGACAGTTAAACAGtgtctgcagacagacagacagacctggGCACAGCTGTGTATGTTTTACAAGTGTGAATACAGCATTTGCAGTACAGTGACGTACATGAGAGAATATTTATCTGTTTGCATTTGTGAAAGAGGCTTGAGAAATGGAGACGGACAGAGAGACAGCtatgagctgagctgagctgggCACATGTACACGAGCCAGAGTGTGAAAGATGCTCCATCGTCTTACTGCAAAATTTTACCTGACGTGGCTTACATCCatcaaaccaggaaccttcAGAGCCACACATTAGATTGCAGTTTACTTACTGTGCACAGGACTGAAAATCATACCAGATCTTGCAGAAAAGCACCCTCACCCACTCCCCCCCACCTTGTTCTCACATTGTATGTGCTCAAATTTGTATGCGTACAGCACATCCGCAAATCATGTCATGTCTTCTCGGCTTAAGTACATTCACTAATGCAAAGGCAGagaaaaatcaaaagaaattCTTCTAGTAATTGTCATCAAAGTGTGGCAACACTTCAAAGCCTTACAGATGTAGACAAGTACAAGCACGCTGATGCAAAAAAATGTGACTTTCTATTAATTTCTCAGCATGGTTGCCGGGGCTACAGGCATTTCAAAGCCAAGCTTCTGATTGTGGATCCCTCTGAGGGGCGGTGCTTCAACGTTCACACTCTAGCTGAAAAAGCTGGTGCTTGATTTACGATGCTCCGCCCCCCAGCGGCATGCatggaggggtgtgtgtgtgtatgcgagCACGTACGTgtatgcgtgtgtttgtgtgtgattgctTGTGAAACTGTGTTCTGTATTTGTGAGTATGATCACCGGGGTGTGCTAGAGACTGTGTCCTCCTACTTGTCTTAACTGATCCTCGTCTTATGGTGTGAGCTTTCAGCCTAAGCAGCTCTAGCCAGGTGCTGCATCTGTCTGCAAAGGAACCGTAATCAACGGAGGCAGCtggagagaacacacacacacacacacacacacacacacacacacacacgcagcccACACCCAAACATACACAAACGCAACAACAACGtcaacaagagaaaaaaaagacacaaaaaacgaaaagaaaagaacaaaagtgGATGAGGTTCGGGAGTGGTGCAGGATAACTGTCCGAGACAAAAGGATGAAAAGTCAAAACAGGGCAGTATAGTTGTTTTGGTAGCAGGGAGAGATGGTCGAGGGGAAGGGGGCTCACCTCTGGATGACACGTTGGTACTCTCTGGgacacctgtcacacacacacacacacacacacacacacacacacacacacacacacacacacacatcaaagtctACCTTTGTACTAGGCAGGGAGCGAAAAGAGCTCAGGATCAATCCCTTGCCCTTGCCACAAGGCTTACACAGCATGTGTTACTTAGCTTTCACCTCCCAATCTGTAACGCTCCATCTATAGTCAGTGCTTGCTATAGATGGAGCTAGCTGCTTGCTTTTGTCACTGTTTATTTCATGTGAACAAAAAGTAAGCCATGCTGCTTTAGGAGCATGGCGCCTCATCTAGCCAACGTCACACGGTCATCTAAGTCCACATCAAAACAGAACACACGGGGCTATGACACGTCAGCGTTTATTTACCTGGTGAACGAACCATAACCAGCTGATTTTGGCAGAGTTTTGCAGCTGGGGTGAGTAAAGAGACTGTACCTAAAGTTGTTAGTGGAGGAGATGGGCAATGTCTGTTAGTGAAGCAGGGCTGAGGAGGAGGTCGGGgaggaataaaaaataaaaaacattttttaaaggctACCTGAGATTTTGGATGATGGCTGAATGTTGGTGGATGATGGGTCTGCACATAACTCCAAGGGAAACTGCAGCTGTTCTTCAGTCTCAATAACTCCTGAAAAGAAGCAGGTAGAATCACTCAGGTGCTTTAGCACTCAGGCGCTTTAACAGAAATGATGCTTCTTAAATCTGCTACACTGTTTAGAGTATCGTGGTCTTAAAAGGAGAGTTCTGTTTTCCTGCTTCACTGAGACAAACTCTTAAAAGCctttttatgtttctgcaagCAGTTTCGTGGTTTGTTAAATATTCATATTAGCCTTATCTCGGCTCCGAAGCTGCATGACTGTGAGATCAAGTAGCAGCTCCACTCAGAGATACAGCTTTTAAATTGTCTAAAGATACAGTAGAAGACATCAATAATTGGACAAGCAACAAAGAGGACACATTAAACCCAACTTCTAATTTACCTCCTGTTCACAAGCACCTACACTGGATGAATATAAATGTAGTTTTATACTATGgtgcaataaaaatgtattaaaacctCAGTGCTATCAAAGATGTGACTCCCTACGTTTGAGCAGAGCTACAACTGAAGACACAAATCCAGAAACTGAGCAAAGCTATGATGAAGAAATGAATGACTGCCCGCCTTTGGGGAAgcagaaaacattaaaaacttcCAACAGGATCATAAATAATCTCTTGAACCTAACAGACCTCTGGTGGCGGGCTTGTCTGGCTTTTCCTGAGTCTGGTCTTTGTCAAACGTCATAGCAACCgctgtcactgtgacctgggaggcagacagacaaaggtAAAGTAACAGATACAAGAAGCACTTTAATCTGATTGATcagttctgatttttttttgcagttttacaAATCAGAGGGGGCCTGAAACCACTTACCTGTATGAGTTCTTCTTCTGGCACTGCTACAGTAAAGTTGAGGTGACACAAACAGCAGGGGATCATGCAGCGCAACTTGAAGTAAAAACTCTGAAACGATCACATCAAATTGTCTTGTCACTCAAGTACTGTTATAAACAGTGTGTAACATGCATATTAGAAGTGataaacatggcaccacacacGGTGTGGCTGATCAATAATGGTTTTCTTACCTTTAGCAGATTCTCACACAAGTCAGTGAAGATTTTGTTCAAGCCTTGGTTGGTGAGATTGGCATGACTCAACCTAAAGACCCTCACTGATGTAAACATCTGCAAGACAGTAACAAATACACATAGTATTGattaacaacaaagacaaagggGCTGAATCTAACTAAAATGGAAgtagtctctgtctgtctgtttttcttttttctcagcACCCGTTCATCTGATGAACTTAACCTAAAGGAATGCTGTGTTGAGTGCAAGCTCTTCAGAGCTACACAACATATTTATCAGTAGTGCGTAATGTACACACTGTATAGTGTATGGAGAGTGGACCAAGCTGTTAAATGGCCAAACAGCATGTTGGGTACAGCTCACTCCCCATCGCTTCTTACAGTACAACCCCAACTCCAGAAAAAGTTGggccactgtaaaatgtaaattaaaacagaatgcaatgattttcaattttttttttgacttatGTTCAATTGAATAGAGTACAAATATAAGATTTTCAAACTGATGAACTCATTCACATTCTGAATTGTATGCCTGCGAAATGTtacaaaaaagttgggacagagGCAACAAAAGAAAGCTGTGAAATGTAGAAAAAACACTTAACATTCCACAAGTAAACAGGTTAATTGGTTATTGGGCCCGAGCTCATCTAACATGGACTGACACACAGTGGAAAGTGTGCTGTTGTCTGACGACTCCACATTTCAAACTGTCTCTGGAAATCATGGATGTCCTGTCGTCCCGCCTAAAGAGAAAAGGGACCATCCAGATTTTTTTCCAGCTCAAaacagcatctgtgatggtatcgggctgtgttagtgcccatggaATGGCTAACTTGCATATCTGTAAAGACACAATGAAGACTGAATGGTACATACAAGATTTGGAGCACTATATGCTGCAAACGAGATGGCATCTTTTTCAGGGATgtccctgcttattccagcaaCACAATGCTAAATCACTTTCTGCACTCCTTTACAGCGTGGCTTCACAGTAAAAGAGCGTGGGTACTAGACTGGCCTctctgcagtccagacctgtctcgcACTGAAAACGTGTGGCCCGTTATGGTGCCCAAAATGCAGTAATGAAGACCCTGGACTGTTGAGCAACTGAAGTCATGTATCAAGCAAGGatgggaaagaatttcactttcaaaacttaatgaattagtgtcctcagttcccaacTCTTACTggatgttaaaaatataaagtttatGTGTTTGAGTACTAActcttgtctttggactgtgttcaattgaatataggtcaaaaaGAATTTGCATaccattgtattctgtttttatgttttacacagcgtcccaacttttttggaattggggttgtGCATTCAAAAACAGATAAAGGAGGAGAGACCAGCGATGTTACATCATAGCACActcaaacattttaaacatgcagTGATGTAACTTCTGGAGTGAATGCTTTTGTTCCTGGAAAAAGCCTGGTCCCAAATGGCTAGCTGTTAGCAGATGACGCATACAACAAGTTGCTAAGGGACACAACTATGTCATGGCAGGTGTACTGCTTGGGAACCAAGGAAGTGCAGTGCtgagtgtgaagttgtttggaTGAGAGGTTCTCGAGAAAGCTGCAGCAATACCAGAGGACAAGCAATCTCCCTTTCTGAACAAGAACTGCACTAGTTTCCTAAAGGACAGTAATTTGCTATGATATGTTCAAATTGTAGTTTTGCTGGAAATGTAGATGCATCTACTGattgaaaaaaagcaaatacGTGCATAAAAAGGCCTCTGAAATTGTGAAGATAACGGAAGCTTTGGTGTATTATGACGAGTTACCTGAACTCCTGAAGTCCAGTTGTAAATCCCAGGCATGACCTCAGTGTTGCAGCTGTAGAAGCCTAAAacattaaagtggaaacagcaaCATGGATGATGAAGCAGAGACATAATGACATTAGTTAGAGCCTCAGCCCAATCAGGAGATAACTGTTTGTGCTCAGGATGTGCAGTGCATGATGATACACTGTAATGACTGTGGAATTACTAGATAGAGGATACCTGTGGGGGTTGGAGCATCAGTAAGGAGGGAGTGGATGTCCTCCACAGCATCAGTGTCATCAATCTGTGGGAATGACTGCAAATGGTTACACTTATCCATAGACATAGTTATCTAtatttgcacatacatgtatttttaataggTACACACCTCCAGGACAAAGGCATCCTTCTTGCCGTGGGAGAGATCCAGTTCTGACAGTTCGTCTGAGCTCTCTGAGTGCGAGCGGAAAAGTCTGGATCGTTGCCTCGGCTCAGGAATCGGGGAACCCACCACTTCTTCTGTCAGCTCCTGTAAGCAAGAGGGACACAAAACCTGAGCAAACGGGAAGGGAAAGTAAACACCAGAGCACCACAGCAGCCCACATCTGCATTGCACATCTGCCCAAACTGTAAAGCTAGTAGAAGTCTATGTTAATGACACACAACATGCTCACACTCACTCAAGTACCCAATGAGCTGTACCattgcacacacgcacgcacacacacacacacacacatggctggTGTTAATTTAAATATGGATCTGGAAGAGTAAGAAGtggcgcgcgcgcacacacacacacacacacaccatgaaaACATACACAGGTGAGAGTGTGAATGGGCAGGGTAGATGGCCGTAATACAAGTAGATTAACACAGATTCGAGTCTGCAGTGGGTTGCCCTCGAGTTGAATCTGGAGTGGGTTACACGTCTACCTGCTCGCAAACGTCCCCAGTTAAGAGCAGTTGCATAGTTAAAGTAAAAGTGGTGTAGTATTGTGATTAATAGTGAAATATTTGTCATGCTTTGCTGTGTCTCACAGCTGAAAGTTGCCGTGCTCAGTACCATGTTTATGCCGCAGAACACGTCAGGGTCCAGGGCAAATAATTTCTTTAATGACCAGAGAGAGACAAGAGGGGTAAGTTTATCATGATTCACGAAGAACAGACTATATAAGATGCATGATTACGTACATGATTTTAACAcaagaaacaagaaaaagaatTATACTCACAATAATGGAAAAAGATCAGCACgacatgtatatgtttgtgtacaaaaatcatTATGCTTACTATGTAAACTAAAACCTTATTAACTTGATATAACACCCTATGTGACAGGCACAAATCTTAAGTATTTaatagggctgcacaatatatgGTTCAACCATAAACACATTGTGAAAGACTGCCATATTGTATTCATGGGTTTTTTGAGTTAGTTAAAAGAGAAAATCAGCAAAAACTGCACTTAAATTTGTTTAATACAAAAAATGACGGAATTAGGGGCGTGCCTTATCATCTCGTTCACGATAATACTGgtgtaattttaaatatatgaaaaattcacatCCTGATACTCGcaatatttcgacttgttgacatattgacgtcatgctgttacccatggcaacaacaagcatagCTAGAGGGCGAAATTATTACTgactctgcggtggttccaaaaagaggagcagcttcagtagtgtggaataaactgtggtatcccgaatgttttatgaacagccacagacttctcagactcttttttcgtgagttaccgctcagagggaactccttcagcggctcctctggcagcagcacatcatctctccctctcctttatCGCCATGCGCACACAGGAGTTGCTGTTGTCGAGtgagtttgtcataaacctttggtaatgtaaactaCCGTGACGCTCGTGGCTCAACAGAAAAAACTACAgatatgtgaatgtgcaatagtCATCGTAGCatgacagcctgtcacaggttacaacgtgatgattagaggagaaatgggagagcataaaggtccaggtgggaaaaaaacaaacaaacaaaaaaaaaaacttaatcaTTCAGGATTTTGCTGAAAGAGATGGAAATCGCCTGTTGATTTATAAATATAGATCCCATGgtactttttttgtatttgggagctgtttaaatgtgtaattcgtggaggagtttattttgttgtactaCTAATATTGCAGACAGAATCCGAATCtgtcatatcgtcaagaatatAATTTTTgcaaaataccctgaaatactgtgatatgattttagggccatattgcccaccccCATCGGAAATAATATTTTCTAATTCAACAAGCAGTTTGTTGTATTTAAGGAGTATAccaaaagcagcagaaaggcaGAACTGAGTAAACTTTACTACCTGTAAATTAATGCAACTATTACTGTCatcatattgtgcagccctagtttTTAATGGCCATAAACTGTAGATATTATTCCGATATCTGACTTGAAAGCCCTATGACGCAGGTAAATCAATGATATTCCATGATTTATAAGGGTAAATGCAAAATTCCAAAACATCTgaaccatatttaaaacatTCTGGTTGAAACATTTGTTCCAAAAGCTTTCTATTTACATTATCTATATTTTGGGATAACACCCACATGACACTCTGGCTCCTGTTGTGTAGAACACTACTAAGCAGTGAAACTCTGACATACTAGGGGAGAATTTGTAGACCTAAACACAAAGCTTATCTACCATAGATTAATTTACTGTCCATGCATGCGTTGTGTGTCTCACCGGAGGGTTTATTTGGTAGAGCTCTTTGTTCCTGGCTATGGTGTCGTTGATCCTTTTCTGGATAGTAAGGATGTGGTGCTCATTGCTCAGGTCACCAGGAGTCTTCCCCGCAATCTGGATGCCACCTGGTGCCGGCAGGGCTGTCAGGTACACTCCTGTAGcagactgaacacacacacacattttaaggACAGTGTTGCAGCAAACACATGTATGGCTGATGAAGTTGTTAACCTAAAATGTTGACGTACAGCCAGACCCAAGAGCATGTTCTCTCCGATACTGATCTGTATGTGTAGGCCAAACAGAGCATTCATGCTCCGCAGCTTCAGCTTGTTCATCAGCTGCGTGTGCAGCTCGTACTCCATGAAAGGCAGCAGGTTGGAGATGGCCGTCGCGTTCACTTCACCCTGGGCCTTCTTTTTCAGACGACACAGTCTAGAAGACAATTAACACTGGCGTTAACTCACTTTGATCAATGTCTTTGATGTGGGGCTCTATTCTGGGATGTGTGTTGTTGCGCCTACAAGGGAAATATTTTCAGACAATACAGATGTGATTGCTGAATCAAAGTGATTTTCCCCcggctttttaaaaaattctccCTTATGTACTACATTCACTGCACTAAAACTTACCTATATTGGTGTATAAATTGTGTTACAGTTGCTTGAAATATTGTTGCTGGTATTGATCTTAGTGCTGAATTTCTTTATAGTCTGACACCGTGTGTTTCTTCTCAGTGTTGGCTGGTTAACTGCGAGGTGTTTTACCTGGCTTGGATAAGGCAGCCCTTCCCAGTGACTGCTGCTTCTGATGGCAGGTCAATTGTTGTGAACAGCACATCAGGAACcttgaaaaaaacataacaatcACCATGACTTTcttacactgaacaaacacaTGTTTAACTTGTAGGAGACTTTGATTGATGTAAACAAGAAAGCATATTTGAGACCTTCTGACGCCTGCAGAGGTAACAGTAGGTGAGCTGCGCGGGAAAGGGCATGTTGATCTCATCATATGGGATGTGGCAGAACCCACAGCTTGGAGGAGACGGCTCATCAAACCTGGCGAACAACACACACCATCTGGTATCAGCCTCCATAGCTCAACCCAAGCTGTGCTGACATAAActgtacacatacacaaacagggATCAGAATCAGTTTGCTCGGTCTCCGAATCATCACAAACCTGTGGTCAGTGAGTCCGATGTCTAGGCAGCCTTCACGCATATACCGAGGATTCAGGATGGCTGCTGTGCCTGATGCTGACAGGATACACACCTCCTCACTGTGTTGAGGGGAgatggagacaaagaaaagaaaagaggaggatGAGAACAGGAAATTAAATTGTATGTGTTTAAGACAACTAGTTGATAACATAAACATCAACAGTAGACGTATcaggcaaaaaataaaatgaaagggtaatattttttcatatacACTACATACCAGATGCTAGTGCTCTCACTGTACCCCACAACAGCATGGCAACCGAGAGCTTTGGCATGAGATTTGATCTCCTGGCGAATCTCCTCCCACCAGGCGTCGCGAGTCTCTGGCTCAtctgcaaaacacaaaattcTGAATCAGACGGCTTTCACAAAAaattgtgattggctgaattttCTACCAAAAAACTGAAGTCTAGCTAATGATGAGTTAACACTAAACCTAAGTACCTGTTGTCAGTGTagcatgattttaaaaaagcctAACAAGCACAAACACTAACAAATAATCTGACAACTCTGTATCTAATCTGGTATCTAATCTGATTGCTTTGATTTAccagaaaataaacagacatCAAACAGTACACTTTGTATTTTCTGATGAATACATGAATTAAATGGTGTATCAAAGCAAGCCAAAACCAACTATCAGTTTGTGACAATGAGAATGGTGACATGAGAGtttgaggatgatgatgaaggcaAAGTCAGTGGTTAGGTTACTCATGTGTGTTTTCACTGGCTTTCCTTATATGCACAGTATCTAAAAACGGattgtctctctcttttctctacGTCTCCTTTCAGTCAGTTGCACTAACAGAAAGGACACAGGTGAGAGATACAGTCACCAGCCAACTGTGGTGGTCTGACAATAGAAAGAAAATCTTACTGGCTAGTAAAAATGGAATTACATCAAAGACTCTGTGGCTGATGTGCTTAAAGTGGTTCCTGGTTCCTACGCTGGTTACAAAGGATTTAAATTTAAAGGGATTGAGCCTTCATCATACTAAGGCTAAACCATGGGTGTGTTTCAATAGTCTCATGAGGCTTTGCTCCAATACCACCTCTGCTTTATAAACATTGTTCACAAGAGCCTAATCGTTGCCAGGTGTGAGTTTAATCTCACTCATTTGTGGATCACCGAACAAATAACACATGAGGGAAGCTACATTAGAGTATTGAGCCGCACCCCATGACTCCCTGAAAGGGCCACATGCTGACGGAGCGCCTCccaaaaaagagagaaacttcTGGGTGAGACGGGGGGACAAATGAATGAGGGGAAAAATAAAGGGAGATCAACTGAAGAAATAAAGAATAATGACTGATGGCCAGGCATCAGGCCCACAAGGTGGATTCCTTTGAACCAGAAGCAGCATGTAACACAGGCACAGGCTCACCAACGTGCACGCTCATGACCATGTGCACGCTCATGGGCAGAGAAGGGCCATATTCATTCACCAGAGTCCATCAAATCTACTCTAGTTTTTTAAAGTTAGAGAATACTGAGTGATATCATACTTCCTCCATTCCCCAAGCTCCTATCTTTCCCTCCATCCCCCTCATACATCCCAAATCCACTTTTTAATTTTCCTCAACTGCCACCCGTCAAATCAGTCTGCCttccatgcatccatccatccctccttctctcgctctctctctcgttCTCTCAGTATGAATACGGCCCAGTGAGTTAGGGATGCACATGCCCGGTCAGTGGCTCTTAGTCACAGAGTAAACCTCCTAAACCTCCTCTGGTCTAGACAGGTTTGACCACAATGCTGATTCAGGAAGCGTTAGAACAGCGCTGGGACAACGTTAGGGAAGAGCTGCAGCTCTTCTGTGCAGCAAGATGAGCTGGGTGGGGGGGGGAGGCCAGGCCAGGCTGgatggggtggggtggggacACAGCGCATGCTCAACTCAGctcagcacacactcacacagattaGAGAGAGGAGAATGGCAGCTCACTGAATTCATCAAATTTTCAGCGATATACTATCCAGCTAATGTTGAATTTGTTTGTGGATATTTAGGCTTGGTGGTCCATGTTGGTTAAATGTCAGTGTTGAGTGCATGCTAAGCTAAGAGGGCACAATCTTCACTTCACTGAGCTGCCATCGCTCCTGTGGGTGAGAGCAGTAAAAGGGGGGAAATACCTGCAGTGACACTATTCCAGTCTAGCAGTTTGTATGAGCGCGTGTTACCCAAGGCTGGGCCAGAACACACCGTTAGtacagaaaagagagaaaaagaaaagaagagacagTCTAACAAACAAGCACAGCACAACGGCAGCACTCCACAGTCACTATGCAAAGACAGACAGCACTTCACAGTCACTATGCAAAGACAAACTATGTTCAGGCCTACTAACACAATCTCGAAAGGAGAAGACTGAcgaggaaaagaggagaaaagagatgAGTAAACGCTACAGGTCTAgccaaatattttaaaaaggttAAAGGAGAAGCTACGTAATACAAAAAGGAGCATGCAGTAGCAGTCTGATTCTTGTATACTTTCCGAATTTAAAAAgatgccctgtggagttttcttgtaaacagaCACTCCTCTTTCTGTTAAACCCATATGGAGAAGCAGCATTGaggatgtactgtatgtaatgtattgcacatgccaccagaggtcagtctctgctGGTGGAAAAGGCTGAGCGGGCAAACATGGTGGCGGCCAATGGttgggataacgttacaggactcAAACAACCGGCTAGCACTGGCAGAGAGAGACCTAGAGAAACAGCATATACTCACATCAAAATTGGTGATATATAGAGGTGGGGGAAAATCGTTACAACATAGTATCGCAGTAGTTTTATGTGGCAATATCATATCAATGCATGGACAGCaggtatctttttttttgttgtataaaattaatatttcaattatatattaaacttttggtagcctaccAGAATGATAAAATTAATTGcttttttcagtccactagatacagtTTGCTGAAAGTGAGATGAAAAGACTGAAAtcttaaaacagatgttgacaaaattTTCCTTTGAGGACATAATTAGCAGtacaaaaaagtaataaatcgCAATACACAGCATATCGCAACACAGTTAAAAATCGCAGTAATATTGTAACAT includes:
- the c2cd5 gene encoding C2 domain-containing protein 5 isoform X10, whose amino-acid sequence is MPGKLKAKIVAGRHLPVMDRASDLTDAFVEVKFGNTTFKTDVCPKSLNPQWNSEWFKFEVDDEDLQDEPLQVTVLDHDTYSANDAIGKVYIDIDPLLCSEAASVISGWFPIYDTIHGIRGEINVLVKVELFNDLNRFRQSSCGVKFFCTTSIPRCYRAVMVHGFVEELVVNEDPEYQWIDRIRTPRASNEARQRLISLMSGELQRKIGLKVLEMGGNAVVGYLQCFDLEGESGLVVRAIGTACTLDKLSSGSAPGTNTHVHPNTAPASNACNSPSKDGKESPLAHGCRSTHNSPVHSACSSQRLSQNFSVSVPTLIFTGMGSGGSAGKEAGPLKTLLRQQTQTALEQREFPFFTLTSFPPGFLVHVGGVVSARSVKLLDRIHNPDEPETRDAWWEEIRQEIKSHAKALGCHAVVGYSESTSICEEVCILSASGTAAILNPRYMREGCLDIGLTDHRFDEPSPPSCGFCHIPYDEINMPFPAQLTYCYLCRRQKVPDVLFTTIDLPSEAAVTGKGCLIQARLCRLKKKAQGEVNATAISNLLPFMEYELHTQLMNKLKLRSMNALFGLHIQISIGENMLLGLASATGVYLTALPAPGGIQIAGKTPGDLSNEHHILTIQKRINDTIARNKELYQINPPELTEEVVGSPIPEPRQRSRLFRSHSESSDELSELDLSHGKKDAFVLEIDDTDAVEDIHSLLTDAPTPTGFYSCNTEVMPGIYNWTSGVQMFTSVRVFRLSHANLTNQGLNKIFTDLCENLLKSFYFKLRCMIPCCLCHLNFTVAVPEEELIQVTVTAVAMTFDKDQTQEKPDKPATRGVIETEEQLQFPLELCADPSSTNIQPSSKISVSSLERSSPVPEGRSRSLRSNRSLGGSSVTVVKMTPLSFLPGTRIIKYLGIINMFFIRETTSLREEGGVSGFLHSFIAEVFAMVRAHVAALGGNAVVSYSMKECVLMENPNKNQAQCLINVSGDAVICVRETDPELTSSATTIGQTCTSATDGAT
- the c2cd5 gene encoding C2 domain-containing protein 5 isoform X8; translation: MPGKLKAKIVAGRHLPVMDRASDLTDAFVEVKFGNTTFKTDVCPKSLNPQWNSEWFKFEVDDEDLQDEPLQVTVLDHDTYSANDAIGKVYIDIDPLLCSEAASVISGWFPIYDTIHGIRGEINVLVKVELFNDLNRFRQSSCGVKFFCTTSIPRCYRAVMVHGFVEELVVNEDPEYQWIDRIRTPRASNEARQRLISLMSGELQRKIGLKVLEMGGNAVVGYLQCFDLEGESGLVVRAIGTACTLDKLSSGSAPGTNTHVHPNTAPASNACNSPSKDGKESPLAHGCRSTHNSPVHSACSSQRLSQNFSVSVPTLIFTGMGSGGSAGKEAGPLKTLLRQQTQTALEQREFPFFTLTSFPPGFLVHVGGVVSARSVKLLDRIHNPDEPETRDAWWEEIRQEIKSHAKALGCHAVVGYSESTSICEEVCILSASGTAAILNPRYMREGCLDIGLTDHRFDEPSPPSCGFCHIPYDEINMPFPAQLTYCYLCRRQKVPDVLFTTIDLPSEAAVTGKGCLIQARLCRLKKKAQGEVNATAISNLLPFMEYELHTQLMNKLKLRSMNALFGLHIQISIGENMLLGLASATGVYLTALPAPGGIQIAGKTPGDLSNEHHILTIQKRINDTIARNKELYQINPPELTEEVVGSPIPEPRQRSRLFRSHSESSDELSELDLSHGKKDAFVLEIDDTDAVEDIHSLLTDAPTPTGFYSCNTEVMPGIYNWTSGVQMFTSVRVFRLSHANLTNQGLNKIFTDLCENLLKSFYFKLRCMIPCCLCHLNFTVAVPEEELIQVTVTAVAMTFDKDQTQEKPDKPATRGVIETEEQLQFPLELCADPSSTNIQPSSKISGVPESTNVSSRAASVDYGSFADRCSTWLELLRLKAHTIRRGSVKTSRRTQSLAHPVSSLERSSPVPEGRSRSLRSNRSLGGSSVTVVKMTPLSFLPGTRIIKYLGIINMFFIRETTSLREEGGVSGFLHSFIAEVFAMVRAHVAALGGNAVVSYSMKECVLMENPNKNQAQCLINVSGDAVICVRETDPELTSSATTIGQTCTSATDGAT